Genomic DNA from Thermus amyloliquefaciens:
ACCACGTAAAACTCCTGAAGCACTTGAAGGGATAACGCCAAGCGCCTTTCCACCATAAGGCGCTCCAGAAGCGCCACGGCTCGCTCCCGTTTGGCCGGGGAGGAACGGTCGTAGGCGTAGACCAAAACGTGGGTATCCACAAACTCAGGGGGCTCTATCATGGACCTCCTCCCGGGAGGGCAAGGGCACACCCCCGGTATCCAGGATCCCCTGACGCATCCAGGAGAGTTGCCGGCTAAAGGCCTCTTCCAGGCCCTCCTCCCGCTCCACCTCCTTCTCCAAAAGCTCCGCTACCCAGGCGTTTAGGCTCAAGCCCCGCTTGAGGGCCAAGGCCCGGGCCCGGCGCACCAGCTCTGGGGAAAGCCTTAGGGTGAGGTTCCGGCCCATGGCCTCATGGTTAGCACAACATGATGTGCAAAAGGCAGGTTAGGCCGGAAGAGGGGTTCTTCAGGGTTCCCTTCCCCGGCCTTTGCTGGGTTGGGGTAGCCCTAGAGGTTCCACCCCCCCGCCACCTCCAGGACCTGCCCGGTGAGGTAGGGCTCCCGCACGAAAAAGAGCACCGCCCGGGCGATCTCCTCCAGGAGGGCCAGCCGGGCCATGGGGATCTCCTGGAGGGGCTTGGATATGGAGTTCTCCGCCACCCCCGGGGCCACCACGTTGGCGGTGATCCCTGCCCCCGCGAAGCGCTTGGCGATGGCCTTGGTGTAGAGGATCACCCCCGTCTTGGCGATGGCGTAGGGGGTGATGTGGGGCCGGGCCAGGAGGTTCCCCGCCCCGGCATAGCCCAGGTTCACGATGCGCCCGTACCCTTGGGCCACCATGAGGGGAAGCACCTTCTGGGTGAGGAGGAAGGTGCTGGTGAGGTTGGAGTCCAGGATCCAGCGCCACTCCTCCAAGGAGACCTCCTCTATGGGCTTGTAGAGGTAGTCCCCCACGTTGTTCACCAAAACGCCAACCCCCCCCAGGTGGTAGCCCACCTCCTCCACCAAGGAGGCCACCTCCTCCTCCCGGGTGAGGTCGGCCCGCACCTTGATGGCCTTCACCCCAAGGGCCTCGGCCTCCTGGCGGGTGGCCTCCGCCAGCCCTTCGGAGGTGCGGTAGTGCACCGCCACATGGAAGCCCTCCCTGGCCAGGGCCAGGAGGATGGCCCGGCCGATGCCCTTGGCGCTCCCCGTAACCAAGGCGGTCCTCATCCCTCCCCCTTTATCCCCAGGTAGGCCCTAAGCAGGGCCCGGGTGAAGCTGTTCACCGGATAGGCCAAGGCCTCCTCCGGAGGCAACCAGGCCCACTCCAGAATCTCCTCACCGGGCCGCACCTCCCCTTCCCCTAGGGCGAAGTAGTTAAAGAGGAGCATGTGGGTGGGCTTGTGAAACTCCGGGCTAAAGATGGCCTCCTGCACCAGGGCGAAGCGCACCTCCTTGAGGGCAAGCCCCACCTCCTCCCAGAACTCCCGCCTTAAGGCCCCCTCGAGGCTCTCCCCCCATTCCACCTTTCCCCCGGGAACCCCCCATGCGCCCCGCCACTTATCGGTGCGCACCAGGAGCACCCGGCCCTCTTGCTCCACCAGGGCCCCTACCGTGGGGATGGGATAGCGCGGATGATCCTCCATACGTACCAAAGGCCAAGATACAGGCCATGGAGGAGGACGAAGGTGAGGTAGGCCCCAGGCTGATGGAAGAGGAGGAAGACCCCCAGGAAGAAGAGCTGGGTGGAAAGCCCCAGGTTCACCACCCCGGCCACGGCGGCCTCGTCCCAGAAGCGCTGGGGGTCCAGGCGCAGGCGGGCCTGGAGGCGGCGCTCCCAGGCGGTGATCCCCCAATCCTGAGGCCAGAAGAAGAGGCGGTAGACCCCCCGTAAGAGGCGGAGCAGCGGCCCCTCGGGGTCGCGCCGCTCCGCCCCCAGGGGTAGCCCCCGGGCCTCCTTATAAAGCCTTTCCAGGTTGAAGTCGTAGGACTGGACCAGGGTAAAGACCAAAAAGGCCAAAAGGGCCAAGCCCCAGGTCCCCGTGCGCGCCCCCAGGGCCAGGAAAAGGGCAAGGTTCCCCAAGAGGTCCAGCTCCGTGTCCAGGTAGCGGCCCATCTCGGAAACCTCCCCCCGCAGGCGGGCCAGCTGCCCGTCGGCGTTGTCCAAAACGGTCTTGAGCTGGAGGAGAAGGGCGGCGAAAAGGTCTTGGCCCAGGAGGAGAAGCCCGGCGGCGAGGAGGACCAAACCGGTGTGGAAGAGGACCAGGTGGTGGGGGCGGATGGGGGTGCGGAAAAGGAGGAGAACCACCAGATGGGCCAAGGGGCGGTAGAGGAGCAGGTTCAGGAACTCCTGGACAGGCCGCTCCTTGGCTCCCGGCACCATGGTCAATCCTGAAGGTGGGAGAGCACCCGGGCCACCACCTCCTCGAGGGCCATCCCGCTGGTATCGATCACGATGGCCTCGGGAGCGGGGGCGCTTTGGGCCCGGTCCAGCTCGTCCCGCCGGATCAGCTCCCGGAGCACCTCCCCGTAATCCTGGGGGCGCTCCAGGGTACGCCTTCTGGCCCGCACCTCCGGGCTGGCGGTGAGGTAGAACTTGTGGGGCGCCTCCGGAAAGACCGCCGTCCCCATGTCCCGCCCCTCGGCCACGAAGGGCGGGGGCACCTCCTTAAGCCGAGCGTTCACCCAAGCGCGCACCCCGGGATGGCGGGCCACCAGGGAAACCACCCGGTCCACCTCCGGCGTGTGGAGGTGAGGGGTCAGGTCCTCCTGCCCCGAAGCCCCCTCCGCCACCACCCGGTTCCCCTCCGGCTTGGGCAGGAGGCGCACGCGAAAGGTTTCCAAAAGGGCCAAAAGCCCCTTTTCGTCCCCCGGGTCCACCCCCGCCCGGAGGGCCAAAAGGGCCGCCGCCCGGTAGAGGAGGCCGCTACTGAGGTAGGGCACCCCCAGGGCCAGGGCCACCCGCCGGGCCACGGAGCTCTTCCCCGAGGCCGAGGGCCCGTCGATGGTCACGATGCCGCGCATAGCCCCTTCAGGTCTTGGAAGAAGCCGGGGTAGGAGATCTCCGCCCACTCCGGCTCCCACACCCTGACCCCCACGGGAAGGCCCGCCACGGCAAAGGCCATGGCGATGCGGTGGTCGTGGAAGGGCTCCACCTCCCCTGGGCGCACCCCACCGCCTTCAATGCGGAGCCAGTCCGGCCCCTCCTCCACCGCCACCCCCAGGGCCCGGAGGTTGTGGGCAATGGCCCTCACCCGGTCCGACTCCTTCACCCGGAGCTCGGCGAGGCCCGGGATATAGGTCTCCCCTTCCGCCCAAGCGGCCGCGGCGGCCAAGGCGGGCACCTCGTCCACCATGAGGGGGATGAGGCCGGGGTCCACGGAAACCCCCTTGAGGGGGCTGTACCGCGCCCGTATCCAGCCCACGGGCTCCCCCTCTTCTCCCTCCAGCACCCGCCATTCCAAATCCGCCCCCATCCCCTGAAGCACCGTGAGGAGGCCGGTGCGGGTGGGGTTTAGGCCCACGCCCTCCACCACCACCTCGGAGCCCGGGGTGACCAAAGCCGCCACCAGGAAGAAGGCCGCGGAGGAGAAGTCCCCGGGCACGGTGAGGTCGCGGGCGGGGAAGGGCCCGGTCTTCCAGGTGCGGATGCGGCCTTCCTCCACGGCCAAGGGCAGGCCGAAGTGGCGGAAAAGCCTTTCCGTGTGGTCCCGGGTGGGCACGGGCTCCACCACCTCCGTGACCCCTTCGGCGAAAAGCCCGGCCAGGAGAAGGGCGCTTTTCACCTGGGCGCTGGGCACGGGAAGGGTGTAGGCAATCCCCTGCAACCTCCCACCCCGCACCGCCAAGGGAGCCCTCCTCCCCCCATCCCTTCCGTCTATGACGGCCCCCATGGCCCGGAGGGGCTCCGCCACCCGGCCCATGGGGCGGCGCCTCAGGGAAGCGTCCCCGGTGAGCACGGCAAAAAGCCCCTCCTGCCCCGCCAGGATGCCCAGGAGGAGGCGCATGAGGGTTCCCGCGTTGCCGCAGTCCAGCACGTCCTCGGGTTCCCTCAGGCGTAGCCCCTGGCCCCGCACCCGGAAGTGGGGGCCCTCCTCGAGGATCTCCGCCCCCAAGGCCCTCAGAACCCGGGCGGTGGAAAGGGTGTCCCCGGCCTTGAGGGGATGGTAAAGCCTGCCCTCCCCCTGGCTCAGGGCCAGGAGCATGAGCCCCCGGTGGGTCACGGACTTGTCCCCCGGCACCCGCAAGGCGCCCCGCAGGGGGCCGCAGGGGGATAGGTCCAGGAAGGTGCGGTCCATGGTCCCTAGTCTCCTTGGCCCTAAAGGCTTTGGTCAAGGGCAATGCCCATATCTTGCCACGCCCCCATGCCCCGGCCCTTAAAATGGGAGCGAAGCATGGCCCTGGCCTGGCAAAGCCCGGTTTACCTGGAGAGGCGGCGGCTTTTGGACCTCTTGCCCGAGGCACCGGGCTTCGCGGTGTACCTCGAGGCCCCCGCGGGCTTCGGCAAAAGCGTCCTGGCGGGGCAGCTGGCCAGCCGGCTCCACCTTCGCACCCTCTGGGCCAGCGCCCTCCTGGGCGAGCCCAAAGAGCTTCTGGCCAAGGCCCTAGGCCTCCCCGAGGGGGTGCCCTGGGGAGCGGTGGTGGAGGCCCTCAAGGAGGAGCCCAGCCTGGTGGTCCTGGAAGACCTCTCGGGCCAGGAGGATCTTTCCCCCCTCCTGAGAACCCTTCCCGCCCTGGTGGTCCTGGCAAGCCGCAACCCCCTGCCCTATGTGGAGATCCCCAAGCTCCTGGCCGAGGGCCGGCTGGTGCACCTGAAGGCGGTGGATCTGGCCTTTACCCTCGAGGAGGCCAGGCTCCTCTTCGCCGGCAGGGAGGGGTATGAGGAGGCCCACCGGGCCACGGGGGGCTGGCCCTTGCCCCTTTTCCTCTCCGCCTTCACGGGAAGCCCCCCCGAGCCCTGGGCCCTTATCCAGGGGCTTAGGGAGAGCCTCTCCCCGGAGGAGTTCCAAGAGGGTCTCCTGCTGGCCGCCCTGCCCCACCTGCCCCCCTCCCACGCCCGCCCGGAAACGGCAAGCCTCTTCCACAAGGGCCTCCTAAGGCTCCTGCCCGAGGGCTACGCCCTTCACCCCCTCCTCAAGGAGATGGCCAAGCGTAGCCTGCGGCCAGAGGTGCAGGAGGCGGTTCGCCAAAACGCCTCACGCCTCCCCCCCGCCCTCCTGGCGGAGGCCTACTGGGAAGCGGGCCTGGAGGGGGAACTCCTGGACCTCCTGGAACGCCCCAGCGACCTCCCCATTCCCGCGGAAAGGCTCTTGGCGTGGCAGGACCTCCTGCGCCGCGGAGGGCCCAGGGCCCATCTGCGCCTGGGGGAGGCCCTGGCCCAGTGCGGGAGGAGGGAAGGGATACCCCTTCTGGAAGCGCTGGCGGAATCCCCGGATGAGGACCCCTCCCTGGCCCTCATCGCCTTAGGGCACCTGGCCTACTACCTCTCCGATGTCCTTTGGGAAAAAGACCTGGCCCGGGCCCGCGTTTACCTGGAAAGGGGTCTGGAACTGGTCCCAAGGGTGAGGCCGGAGCTGGCCGGCCGCTTCCTGAACGACGCGGCCCGGGTTCCCTTCGCCGAGGGCAAGCCGGAGGAGGCCGCCCATCTCCTGGAGGAAGCCCTCCGGCACCTACCCCCCGAAAGCCCTTACCGCCTCGCCCCCCTCTTCAACCTCTCCCTGCTGCGCTTCGAGCTTAGGGGAAGCCTCAGGGAAAGGATCCAGGCCCTAGAGGAGGCCGTAAGGTCCCTGGCGGAGCACATGTCCCAAAACCTCCCTGGCCACCTCAGGGACCTGGGCCGGTACCACCTGCTCCTGGGGCAAAGGGAAAAGGCCCGCGCCTACCTGGAAAGGGCCATCCAGACCCCCGGCCACCCCCTGGCCTCCCTGGAGGCCAGGATGCTCCTCGCCCACCTGGAAGGGGATGCCGAAACCCTCGCCCGCCTGGTGGCCCAGGC
This window encodes:
- a CDS encoding toxin-antitoxin system HicB family antitoxin produces the protein MGRNLTLRLSPELVRRARALALKRGLSLNAWVAELLEKEVEREEGLEEAFSRQLSWMRQGILDTGGVPLPSREEVHDRAP
- the tmpR gene encoding bifunctional dihydropteridine reductase/dihydrofolate reductase TmpR, which encodes MRTALVTGSAKGIGRAILLALAREGFHVAVHYRTSEGLAEATRQEAEALGVKAIKVRADLTREEEVASLVEEVGYHLGGVGVLVNNVGDYLYKPIEEVSLEEWRWILDSNLTSTFLLTQKVLPLMVAQGYGRIVNLGYAGAGNLLARPHITPYAIAKTGVILYTKAIAKRFAGAGITANVVAPGVAENSISKPLQEIPMARLALLEEIARAVLFFVREPYLTGQVLEVAGGWNL
- a CDS encoding NUDIX domain-containing protein, with amino-acid sequence MEDHPRYPIPTVGALVEQEGRVLLVRTDKWRGAWGVPGGKVEWGESLEGALRREFWEEVGLALKEVRFALVQEAIFSPEFHKPTHMLLFNYFALGEGEVRPGEEILEWAWLPPEEALAYPVNSFTRALLRAYLGIKGEG
- a CDS encoding CDP-alcohol phosphatidyltransferase family protein, with the translated sequence MVPGAKERPVQEFLNLLLYRPLAHLVVLLLFRTPIRPHHLVLFHTGLVLLAAGLLLLGQDLFAALLLQLKTVLDNADGQLARLRGEVSEMGRYLDTELDLLGNLALFLALGARTGTWGLALLAFLVFTLVQSYDFNLERLYKEARGLPLGAERRDPEGPLLRLLRGVYRLFFWPQDWGITAWERRLQARLRLDPQRFWDEAAVAGVVNLGLSTQLFFLGVFLLFHQPGAYLTFVLLHGLYLGLWYVWRIIRAIPSPR
- the cmk gene encoding (d)CMP kinase encodes the protein MRGIVTIDGPSASGKSSVARRVALALGVPYLSSGLLYRAAALLALRAGVDPGDEKGLLALLETFRVRLLPKPEGNRVVAEGASGQEDLTPHLHTPEVDRVVSLVARHPGVRAWVNARLKEVPPPFVAEGRDMGTAVFPEAPHKFYLTASPEVRARRRTLERPQDYGEVLRELIRRDELDRAQSAPAPEAIVIDTSGMALEEVVARVLSHLQD
- the aroA gene encoding 3-phosphoshikimate 1-carboxyvinyltransferase; amino-acid sequence: MDRTFLDLSPCGPLRGALRVPGDKSVTHRGLMLLALSQGEGRLYHPLKAGDTLSTARVLRALGAEILEEGPHFRVRGQGLRLREPEDVLDCGNAGTLMRLLLGILAGQEGLFAVLTGDASLRRRPMGRVAEPLRAMGAVIDGRDGGRRAPLAVRGGRLQGIAYTLPVPSAQVKSALLLAGLFAEGVTEVVEPVPTRDHTERLFRHFGLPLAVEEGRIRTWKTGPFPARDLTVPGDFSSAAFFLVAALVTPGSEVVVEGVGLNPTRTGLLTVLQGMGADLEWRVLEGEEGEPVGWIRARYSPLKGVSVDPGLIPLMVDEVPALAAAAAWAEGETYIPGLAELRVKESDRVRAIAHNLRALGVAVEEGPDWLRIEGGGVRPGEVEPFHDHRIAMAFAVAGLPVGVRVWEPEWAEISYPGFFQDLKGLCAAS
- a CDS encoding BTAD domain-containing putative transcriptional regulator — encoded protein: MALAWQSPVYLERRRLLDLLPEAPGFAVYLEAPAGFGKSVLAGQLASRLHLRTLWASALLGEPKELLAKALGLPEGVPWGAVVEALKEEPSLVVLEDLSGQEDLSPLLRTLPALVVLASRNPLPYVEIPKLLAEGRLVHLKAVDLAFTLEEARLLFAGREGYEEAHRATGGWPLPLFLSAFTGSPPEPWALIQGLRESLSPEEFQEGLLLAALPHLPPSHARPETASLFHKGLLRLLPEGYALHPLLKEMAKRSLRPEVQEAVRQNASRLPPALLAEAYWEAGLEGELLDLLERPSDLPIPAERLLAWQDLLRRGGPRAHLRLGEALAQCGRREGIPLLEALAESPDEDPSLALIALGHLAYYLSDVLWEKDLARARVYLERGLELVPRVRPELAGRFLNDAARVPFAEGKPEEAAHLLEEALRHLPPESPYRLAPLFNLSLLRFELRGSLRERIQALEEAVRSLAEHMSQNLPGHLRDLGRYHLLLGQREKARAYLERAIQTPGHPLASLEARMLLAHLEGDAETLARLVAQAELWEAPYLVERGRALLAELRRDPGLLEGLFGFFPSLTRALLQGDPGLLPPYPEGREERLLWHAARYRLLREEEDLEALLGLTDLEEGILPGLLPLESLPRKRPELSQAYPLLEVLRLGWKEAIALRHAEIPPLRVWVLGRFQVETPLGPVELRGKAQEVFALLLLGLPREEVAFALWPDLPEGAALNNLHVWLARLRKLLEPWGVPTYLGEEGLQRVEADLLALEEALRQEEAERVLALYQEPLFPGLDHPLLDRKREEVFHRVRALFLKRQEPHLLERLLELDPLDEEALLPLVERCLARGQRARAERFLEAYRKRLREELGESPSPEVEALLRRLRG